Sequence from the Candidatus Eisenbacteria bacterium genome:
CACGATCTTCGGGGACGGCGCGACCCAGAATCAGGACCTCATGGGCAAGCTGATGAGCGCGGGGAAGCGCCTGCTTACCGGCGAGTCCCTCTTCATGACCGTGTTTCACAACGAGGCGAAGGAGCGGCGCGCGGCCGCGTTCGCGGCTCCCTATCCCGGAAAGATCCGGGCGCTCCACCTGACCGAGCTCGGCGGCGAGCTGATCGCGCAGAAGGATTCGTTCCTCGTAGCCGCGAAGGGCGTGAGCATCGGCATCGCCTTCCAGAAGCGCTTCGGCGTCGGGCTCTTCGGAGGCGAGGGATTCATCATGCAGCGGCTCACCGGCGACGGCTGGGTATTCGTCAACGCAGGCGGGACCGTCGAGGAGCGCACGTTGAAGCCGGGCGAGACGCTCCGCGTCGACACGGGCTGCCTCGTCGCGATTCAGCCTTCGGTGAGCTACGACATCCAGTACGTCGGGAAGCTCAAGACCGCGCTCTTCGGCGGCGAAGGGCTCTTCTTCGCCACGCTCAAGGGCCCGGGCCAGGTCTGGCTCCAGTCGCTCCCGTTCAGCCGGCTCGCGAGCCGGATCTACGCCGCGGCGCCCCAGACCGGGGGCCGGCGGAGAGAGGAAGGCTCGCTCCTGGGCGGGCTCGGGAATTTGCTCGACGGGGACGGAAGGTAACGCCGGGCTCGCCCGCCCTGCGCGCCGCCTAGAGCCCGGCCTGCCGGATGCTGACCGTGCCGGAGCCCGTCTCGATCGCGATCCTCGCGCGGCCGTCGCCGATCCGTCCCACCAGCTCGTCGTGCTTTCGCACGGAGGTCTCCATGGTGAGGTTGGTCTCGATCCCCCCGCTCCCGGTCTGGACGGAGAGCTCGGCGCCGAGCGCCTTGGGAATGGTCACGGAGACGTCGCCGCTTCCCGCGTCGATCTCGAGCGATCTCGTCACGCCGGCGATCTCGACCGTCACCGCGCCGGAGCCGGTCTCCAGGCTCATGCTCTCGGCGATGAACTTGCCGAGCTCTACGTCGCCGGACCCGGTTTCGATCGAGGCCGACTCCGCCGACACATCGTTCCCGGTGACGTCGCCCGACCCGGTGTCGACCGCGACCTCCTTGCCGTGGATTCGAGACAGGGAGACGTCGCCGGAGCCGGTTTCGATCCAGACGCCGGCGTCGGCGCCCTCCACCCGCACCGTGCCCGACCCGATCTCGACATGGAACGGGCCGCTGATCCCGGTCGCGCTCACCGGCATCCCCGCGGCGTCCAGCGCGAGATCGGCGTCGACCCTCGTGATGCTCGCCTTGCCGTGGCCCCAGTGGACGCGGACCTTCTTCCCCGGCGGGACGAGGAGACGGATGTCGGCAC
This genomic interval carries:
- a CDS encoding TIGR00266 family protein; this translates as MPTMHEIDYEIIGDDMQFVRIILDPGEAVVAEAGGMMYLEDGIQMDTIFGDGATQNQDLMGKLMSAGKRLLTGESLFMTVFHNEAKERRAAAFAAPYPGKIRALHLTELGGELIAQKDSFLVAAKGVSIGIAFQKRFGVGLFGGEGFIMQRLTGDGWVFVNAGGTVEERTLKPGETLRVDTGCLVAIQPSVSYDIQYVGKLKTALFGGEGLFFATLKGPGQVWLQSLPFSRLASRIYAAAPQTGGRRREEGSLLGGLGNLLDGDGR
- a CDS encoding DUF4097 domain-containing protein, with protein sequence MSVREKPLPFLVLAGVLAQALLGLASPSKGSPYEPSRYTITGADVGIYNLLGNLEVVRGEGASVVAEVTLHGKDAVRLQVANGPIDGRQTLRVIYPGDRIVNPEFGDHTTSTFRVNEDGTFHNDNHGGRRVTISGRGPGIEAGADIRLLVPPGKKVRVHWGHGKASITRVDADLALDAAGMPVSATGISGPFHVEIGSGTVRVEGADAGVWIETGSGDVSLSRIHGKEVAVDTGSGDVTGNDVSAESASIETGSGDVELGKFIAESMSLETGSGAVTVEIAGVTRSLEIDAGSGDVSVTIPKALGAELSVQTGSGGIETNLTMETSVRKHDELVGRIGDGRARIAIETGSGTVSIRQAGL